One genomic region from Ornithinimicrobium flavum encodes:
- a CDS encoding glycosyltransferase, translating to MSTLLHVVPGPERHGVVRHGTALQEHLARDGVEVLRCERLDELDDGALAGRVVAVQVTDRVLAGDADAALAAWRRVTGGVARLTVVLHDLPQRSDGRSRRARSSLYAALAASADEVVVASRHERLLLAAVLRWARPEVAGVVLSRTHVIPLPIEDAPQPDRTRVPDGFPQAQAATDAPHPDRTRVPDGFPQAQAAAEPLTVVTLGFVYPGKGLEEVIDATALAARDPRLAGRRLEVRNLGRASDGHEDLIDALAARAEAAGIRWSTSGWVDDAELPGLLAAASVPVAAHRHLSASGSIATWLTARRRPLVLSSRYADELAERLPGALNLIPVGPSDDVVPALAAAITDALTRSGPVENRQERASGRVEGGGDEGDPTWLDPGVRLGPSWAESAQALREVADRPAVSVVVPYYRGQALLDLILDRLAAQTGVAGGLEVVVADDGSPEPPDVGAGPGVDRPDARGAVASVRVVRQERAGFRAAAARNLGARAAHGRVLCFLDGDTVPEDGYVAALQQVCLASPALALGRRRHAVLTGEGGRAGQVRAWPPAEPLEEPAWLADGYRASDDLRAADDTSYRFIISAVMALSRAVWDVLGGFEEALTGYGGEDWELGWRCWLSGADLRHVPEAVAWHDGFDLAGRAGADPARVAEVKNGETTRLAPLLPHPLVRGEGWTHTQPDVVVVVHAAGWTEGQLTVVVESLLRQGDVGVWVTAGSPALPADTRVHAGQPPALVLARARALVEVTAPTAVVRLPWTPYPGDLTGTLEPGASPLVADRASGVRVTGTRSAGRSRLMAAGGGPAGKAAAGEVEGAGEAAGAAGEWLPADWTEPVPREVMVERWRQRWSR from the coding sequence GTGAGCACACTCCTGCACGTCGTCCCCGGGCCGGAGCGGCACGGGGTCGTGCGTCACGGGACGGCGCTGCAGGAGCATCTGGCCCGGGACGGTGTCGAGGTGCTGCGCTGCGAGCGGCTCGACGAGCTCGATGACGGTGCGCTCGCCGGCCGTGTCGTCGCGGTGCAGGTCACCGACCGGGTGCTCGCCGGCGACGCGGATGCCGCGCTGGCGGCCTGGCGGCGCGTGACCGGGGGCGTCGCCCGGCTGACCGTGGTGCTCCACGACCTGCCCCAGCGCTCCGACGGCCGCTCCCGACGCGCCCGCTCCTCCCTCTACGCCGCGCTCGCCGCCTCCGCCGACGAGGTGGTCGTCGCCAGCCGGCACGAGCGGCTCCTCCTCGCGGCGGTCCTGCGGTGGGCGCGCCCCGAGGTGGCCGGCGTGGTGCTGAGCCGGACGCACGTCATACCCCTGCCCATCGAGGACGCCCCCCAGCCCGACCGGACGCGCGTTCCTGACGGTTTTCCACAGGCCCAGGCCGCCACCGACGCCCCCCACCCCGACCGGACGCGCGTTCCTGACGGTTTTCCACAGGCCCAGGCGGCCGCGGAGCCGCTCACCGTGGTCACCCTCGGCTTCGTCTACCCGGGCAAGGGCCTGGAGGAGGTCATCGACGCGACCGCCCTCGCGGCGCGGGACCCCCGGCTGGCAGGACGGCGCCTGGAGGTGCGCAACCTCGGTCGCGCCTCGGACGGGCACGAGGACCTCATCGACGCGCTCGCCGCGCGGGCCGAGGCCGCAGGGATCCGCTGGTCGACCAGCGGGTGGGTCGACGACGCCGAGCTGCCCGGGCTGCTGGCCGCGGCGAGCGTGCCCGTCGCCGCCCACCGCCACCTGTCCGCCTCCGGCTCGATCGCCACCTGGCTCACCGCCCGCCGCCGCCCCCTCGTCCTGTCCTCCCGCTACGCCGACGAGCTGGCCGAGCGCCTCCCCGGCGCGCTCAACCTCATACCCGTCGGTCCGTCCGACGACGTCGTCCCCGCCCTCGCCGCCGCGATCACCGACGCCCTCACCCGGTCGGGCCCTGTGGAAAACCGTCAGGAACGCGCGTCCGGTCGAGTTGAGGGGGGCGGGGATGAGGGGGACCCGACGTGGCTCGACCCGGGGGTGAGGCTCGGCCCGAGCTGGGCGGAGTCGGCGCAGGCGCTGCGGGAGGTCGCGGACCGGCCGGCGGTGTCGGTCGTCGTCCCGTACTACCGCGGCCAGGCGCTGCTCGACCTCATCCTCGACCGTCTGGCAGCGCAGACCGGGGTCGCCGGGGGCCTCGAGGTCGTCGTGGCCGACGACGGGTCGCCCGAGCCCCCGGACGTGGGCGCCGGCCCCGGCGTCGACCGCCCGGACGCGCGGGGCGCGGTGGCGTCGGTGCGCGTCGTCCGCCAGGAGCGGGCCGGCTTCCGCGCCGCCGCCGCCCGCAACCTCGGCGCCCGCGCGGCGCACGGCCGGGTGCTGTGCTTCCTCGACGGGGACACGGTGCCGGAGGACGGGTATGTCGCCGCCCTCCAGCAGGTCTGCCTCGCCTCGCCGGCCCTCGCTCTCGGTCGCCGTCGCCATGCCGTGCTCACCGGCGAGGGTGGCCGCGCCGGCCAGGTCCGCGCCTGGCCGCCGGCCGAGCCGCTGGAGGAGCCGGCGTGGCTGGCCGACGGCTACCGCGCCAGCGACGACCTGCGCGCCGCGGACGACACGTCCTACCGCTTCATTATCTCGGCCGTGATGGCGCTGAGCCGTGCGGTGTGGGACGTGCTCGGGGGGTTCGAGGAGGCGCTGACCGGGTACGGCGGCGAGGACTGGGAGCTGGGCTGGCGCTGCTGGCTCTCCGGCGCCGACCTGCGTCACGTCCCCGAGGCCGTCGCCTGGCACGACGGGTTCGACCTCGCCGGCCGCGCGGGGGCGGACCCGGCCCGGGTGGCCGAGGTGAAGAACGGCGAGACCACCCGGCTCGCCCCGCTCCTCCCGCACCCGCTCGTGCGCGGCGAGGGCTGGACGCACACGCAGCCGGACGTCGTCGTGGTCGTGCACGCGGCCGGGTGGACGGAGGGCCAGCTCACCGTCGTCGTGGAGTCGCTGCTGCGGCAGGGGGACGTCGGCGTGTGGGTGACGGCGGGGTCCCCGGCGCTGCCCGCCGATACGCGGGTGCACGCCGGTCAACCGCCCGCACTCGTCCTGGCCCGGGCCCGCGCGCTCGTCGAGGTCACCGCGCCGACGGCGGTGGTCAGGCTCCCGTGGACGCCCTACCCGGGCGACCTCACCGGCACTCTGGAGCCGGGCGCCTCACCGCTGGTCGCCGATCGTGCCTCGGGGGTGCGCGTAACGGGGACCCGCTCGGCCGGTCGCAGCCGGCTGATGGCGGCGGGCGGCGGTCCGGCGGGCAAGGCCGCCGCGGGGGAGGTTGAGGGCGCGGGCGAGGCCGCCGGCGCAGCAGGCGAGTGGCTGCCCGCCGACTGGACCGAGCCCGTCCCGCGGGAGGTCATGGTCGAGCGCTGGCGTCAGCGCTGGTCGCGCTGA
- a CDS encoding glycosyltransferase: MHVLVIAHTRHPISQPFAGGLESLTWHLIHGLVDRGHQVSVFSARGTEPIPGVEHLWPERLSLSEAALADVSMPDAGWMQRHHAYLRLMLSLTSRRDIDLVNTHSLHYLPTAMAPALRAPTLLTLHTPPTPWLESALTVAQSTPGQAVRASAVSSYTAQAWSHLVPATVIPNGIDTDLWRPGPGGDRLIWSGRIVPEKAPHLAVQIARAAGMPLTIAGPVSDEAYARDVVMPLCTGDVEYAGHLRASELAELVGRSAAALVTPAWDEPYGLVAAEALACGTPVLALERGGLPEVVGPGTGRLVPVREDGVAVPEEEVVARGAAALPEVVALSREDCRAYAVQHHSLDRMVDGYVRLYEETIGVRSPDPGDRPPGEALRRPLPSRRVPRQIEGVA; encoded by the coding sequence ATGCACGTCCTCGTCATCGCCCACACGCGTCACCCCATCAGTCAGCCCTTCGCCGGGGGTCTGGAGTCGCTGACCTGGCACCTCATCCACGGTCTGGTCGACCGCGGGCACCAGGTGAGCGTCTTCTCCGCCCGCGGCACCGAGCCGATCCCCGGTGTCGAGCACCTCTGGCCCGAGCGGCTCTCGCTCTCCGAGGCGGCCCTCGCCGACGTGTCCATGCCGGACGCGGGCTGGATGCAGCGCCACCACGCCTACCTGCGCCTCATGCTCTCCCTCACCTCCCGCCGCGACATCGACCTCGTCAACACCCACTCGCTGCACTACCTCCCGACCGCGATGGCCCCGGCGCTGCGCGCCCCGACCCTGCTGACGCTGCATACCCCTCCCACCCCGTGGCTGGAGTCCGCGCTCACCGTCGCGCAGTCCACGCCCGGGCAGGCGGTCCGCGCGAGCGCGGTCAGCTCCTACACCGCGCAGGCGTGGTCGCACCTCGTGCCCGCCACGGTGATCCCCAACGGCATCGACACCGACCTGTGGCGCCCCGGCCCCGGCGGCGACCGGCTGATCTGGTCGGGGCGGATCGTGCCGGAGAAGGCTCCGCACCTGGCCGTGCAGATCGCCCGCGCCGCCGGTATGCCGCTCACCATCGCCGGCCCCGTCTCGGACGAGGCCTACGCCCGCGACGTGGTGATGCCGCTGTGCACCGGCGACGTCGAGTACGCCGGCCACCTGCGCGCCTCCGAGCTGGCCGAGCTCGTTGGCCGCAGCGCCGCCGCCCTGGTGACGCCCGCCTGGGACGAGCCCTACGGCCTGGTCGCCGCCGAGGCCCTCGCCTGCGGCACGCCCGTGCTCGCCCTCGAGCGCGGCGGCCTGCCCGAGGTCGTCGGCCCGGGCACCGGCCGGCTCGTCCCGGTGCGGGAGGACGGCGTGGCCGTCCCGGAGGAGGAGGTCGTTGCGCGCGGCGCCGCCGCCCTCCCCGAGGTCGTCGCCCTCTCCCGCGAGGACTGCCGGGCGTATGCCGTGCAGCACCACTCCCTCGACCGCATGGTCGACGGGTACGTCCGTCTCTACGAGGAGACGATCGGCGTCCGGTCGCCCGACCCCGGCGACCGCCCACCCGGGGAGGCCCTGCGCCGCCCCCTCCCGTCGCGGCGCGTGCCGCGGCAGATCGAAGGGGTCGCATGA
- a CDS encoding gamma carbonic anhydrase family protein, translating to MSTHHGLVLALGDRRPQIDPDAWIAPHAVVSGSVTIGAGSSVWYGASLRGDREQITVGERANFQDNVVVHADPGFPAVIRDDVSVGHGAVLHGCTVGSGTIVGMGAVVMNGASVGASCLVAGGAVVLEGMQIPDGSLVAGVPAKVRRELTQEERAGLREGIGHYPGLATMHREALQEA from the coding sequence GTGTCCACCCACCACGGCCTGGTGCTCGCCCTCGGCGACCGACGCCCGCAGATCGACCCCGACGCCTGGATCGCCCCGCACGCCGTGGTGAGCGGCAGCGTGACGATCGGGGCGGGGAGCAGCGTCTGGTACGGCGCGTCCCTGCGCGGCGACCGCGAGCAGATCACCGTCGGCGAGCGCGCGAACTTCCAGGACAACGTCGTCGTGCACGCCGACCCGGGCTTCCCGGCCGTGATCCGCGACGACGTCTCGGTCGGTCACGGCGCCGTGCTGCACGGGTGCACCGTCGGCAGCGGCACCATCGTCGGGATGGGCGCGGTCGTGATGAACGGCGCGTCGGTCGGCGCCTCCTGCCTGGTCGCCGGCGGGGCCGTCGTGCTGGAGGGTATGCAGATCCCCGACGGCTCCCTCGTCGCCGGGGTCCCGGCCAAGGTCCGCCGTGAGCTCACGCAGGAGGAGCGGGCCGGGCTGCGGGAGGGGATCGGCCACTACCCCGGCCTGGCCACGATGCACCGCGAGGCGCTCCAGGAGGCCTGA
- a CDS encoding response regulator transcription factor, translated as MTPVTVALSNDYDVVVHGLEAMLAPFSDRVRVVELNVDTETISHVDVTLYDTFSRMQDGGEAIDELVSNPRNGRVVIYSWNVQKELVEQALSRGCSGYLDKSMSAEDIVSAIERIAAGETVVPPPGAEQGTDEPRGAWPGQEHGLSAREAEIMALITQGWTNEDIAERVYLSINTVKSYIRTAYRKIGVTRRSQAVRWGMQNGMLPDHERELR; from the coding sequence GTGACCCCCGTGACCGTCGCCCTCTCGAACGACTACGACGTCGTCGTGCACGGGCTGGAGGCGATGCTCGCCCCCTTCAGCGACCGGGTGCGGGTGGTGGAGCTCAACGTGGACACCGAGACGATCTCGCACGTGGACGTGACGCTCTACGACACGTTCTCCCGCATGCAGGACGGCGGGGAGGCCATCGACGAGCTCGTCTCCAACCCGCGCAACGGCCGGGTCGTCATCTACAGCTGGAACGTGCAGAAGGAGCTGGTGGAGCAGGCCCTGTCCCGGGGGTGCAGCGGCTACCTCGACAAGTCGATGAGCGCCGAGGACATCGTCTCCGCGATCGAGCGGATCGCCGCGGGCGAGACCGTCGTGCCGCCGCCGGGTGCCGAGCAGGGCACGGATGAGCCGCGCGGCGCCTGGCCGGGCCAGGAGCACGGGCTGTCGGCCCGCGAGGCCGAGATCATGGCGCTCATCACGCAGGGCTGGACCAACGAGGACATCGCCGAGCGGGTCTACCTGTCGATCAACACCGTGAAGTCCTACATCCGCACGGCCTACCGCAAGATCGGCGTCACCCGGCGCAGCCAGGCGGTGCGGTGGGGTATGCAGAACGGCATGCTGCCGGACCACGAGCGCGAGCTGCGCTGA
- a CDS encoding amidase, with translation MDLARLPATELSALYAAGGTTPLEVLTAVEEVIDEREPELNALWVRDDPAQVLAQARAATDRWRDGEQLGPLDGIPLTLKENVARAGVPMPAGTAGVEPVVPTTDAPVTRRAREAGLVVVGSTTMPDWGMLSSGHSSRHGRTISPLDPAWGTGGSSSGAGVAAAAGYGPLHVGTDIGGSIRLPGTWLGLTTLKPSAGRIPLHAPYLGRVAGPMARSAADCALLLRALAGPDPVDWTSLPAQDLDPDTTRLDVSGLRVAVWSEPGCGVPPEDEVVGVARSVADRFADAGAEVVEIGPWLTQDVLDGIDLFWQARSWADLSRLDADVQARVLPYVADWARRASDATGTDVVDAYHCFGQLQAATVAAWAAAGDPDLLLSPVAPCAAPPAELMMPYPEQGMGHINFTVPWNMTGQPAGTVDAGRMPDGRPVGVQVVGRPFDDMGVLRALAWLEQG, from the coding sequence ATGGACCTCGCCCGCCTTCCCGCCACCGAGCTCTCCGCCCTGTATGCCGCGGGCGGGACCACCCCGCTCGAGGTCCTCACCGCGGTCGAGGAGGTCATCGACGAGCGGGAGCCCGAGCTCAACGCGCTCTGGGTCCGGGACGACCCCGCGCAGGTGCTCGCGCAGGCCCGGGCGGCGACCGACCGCTGGCGGGACGGCGAGCAGCTCGGGCCGCTGGACGGCATACCCCTCACCCTGAAGGAGAACGTCGCGCGGGCCGGGGTCCCCATGCCCGCCGGCACGGCCGGGGTGGAGCCCGTCGTGCCGACGACCGACGCGCCGGTCACGCGGCGGGCGCGCGAGGCGGGCCTGGTCGTCGTGGGTTCCACGACGATGCCGGACTGGGGCATGCTCTCCTCGGGCCACTCCAGCCGGCACGGCCGGACGATCTCGCCGCTGGACCCGGCATGGGGGACGGGTGGATCTAGCTCGGGGGCGGGGGTGGCGGCGGCGGCCGGCTACGGGCCGTTGCACGTCGGCACCGACATCGGCGGGTCGATCCGGCTGCCCGGCACCTGGCTGGGGCTGACGACCCTGAAGCCCAGTGCGGGCCGGATCCCGTTGCACGCTCCGTACCTCGGCCGCGTCGCCGGGCCGATGGCGCGCTCGGCCGCCGACTGCGCCCTGCTCCTGCGGGCGCTGGCCGGCCCGGACCCGGTGGACTGGACGAGCCTGCCGGCCCAGGACCTCGACCCGGACACCACGCGGCTGGACGTCTCCGGGCTCCGGGTCGCGGTCTGGAGCGAGCCTGGCTGTGGCGTGCCGCCCGAGGACGAGGTGGTGGGGGTGGCGCGGTCGGTGGCGGACCGGTTCGCCGACGCCGGGGCCGAGGTCGTCGAGATCGGGCCGTGGCTGACCCAGGACGTGCTGGACGGGATCGACCTCTTCTGGCAGGCGCGCAGCTGGGCCGACCTGTCGCGTCTCGACGCGGACGTGCAGGCACGGGTGCTGCCCTACGTCGCGGACTGGGCACGACGCGCGTCCGACGCGACCGGCACGGACGTCGTCGACGCCTACCACTGCTTCGGGCAGCTGCAGGCCGCGACGGTCGCCGCCTGGGCCGCGGCCGGTGACCCGGACCTGCTGCTCTCGCCCGTTGCCCCCTGCGCGGCGCCCCCGGCCGAGCTGATGATGCCCTACCCCGAGCAGGGCATGGGCCACATCAACTTCACCGTCCCGTGGAACATGACCGGTCAGCCCGCCGGCACCGTCGACGCCGGGCGGATGCCGGACGGTCGCCCGGTGGGGGTGCAGGTGGTGGGCCGCCCGTTCGACGACATGGGGGTGCTGCGGGCGCTCGCGTGGCTGGAGCAGGGCTGA
- a CDS encoding glycosyltransferase family 2 protein, whose product MTGVAVVTLASGRHDHLRGQIVGLAHGERLPDLHVVAAMDDPEIVHVAARAWAEAGPSTTPRLVVVDVAADPLGLPLAGARNLAAGEATAQGAHSLVFLDVDCIPGPGTVATYARELAEPHTSRVSPAVLGGDVAYLPPLPEGQRDWTAPADLARLPEVGQHRPDRVRLAPGESRPEPDLNRFWSLSFAMTVADFWTTGGFCTDYVGYGGEDTDFAQVVGERGGSLTWVGGATAYHQHHASTSPPVDHLEDIVRNAGVFADRWGWWPMGGWLEAFRERGLAAPDGTGRWRVTR is encoded by the coding sequence GTGACAGGAGTCGCCGTCGTCACCCTGGCCTCCGGCCGCCACGACCACCTGCGGGGCCAGATCGTCGGCCTGGCGCACGGCGAGCGCCTCCCGGACCTGCACGTGGTCGCTGCCATGGACGACCCCGAGATCGTGCACGTCGCCGCCCGCGCCTGGGCCGAGGCCGGGCCCTCGACGACGCCCCGCCTCGTCGTCGTCGACGTCGCCGCCGACCCCCTGGGCCTGCCGCTGGCCGGCGCCCGCAACCTGGCCGCGGGCGAGGCCACCGCCCAGGGGGCCCACTCCCTGGTCTTCCTCGACGTCGACTGCATCCCCGGCCCGGGGACGGTGGCGACGTACGCGCGCGAGCTGGCGGAGCCGCATACCTCGCGGGTGTCCCCGGCCGTGCTCGGCGGCGACGTCGCCTATCTCCCGCCCCTGCCCGAGGGGCAGCGCGACTGGACCGCCCCCGCCGACCTGGCCCGGCTGCCGGAGGTGGGCCAGCACCGGCCCGACCGGGTGCGCCTGGCGCCGGGCGAGAGCCGGCCCGAGCCCGACCTCAACCGCTTCTGGTCGCTGTCCTTCGCCATGACCGTCGCCGACTTCTGGACCACGGGCGGCTTCTGCACGGACTACGTCGGCTACGGCGGGGAGGACACCGACTTCGCCCAGGTCGTCGGCGAGCGGGGCGGGAGCCTGACCTGGGTCGGCGGGGCCACCGCCTACCACCAGCACCACGCCTCGACGTCGCCGCCGGTGGATCACCTCGAGGACATCGTCCGCAACGCCGGCGTCTTCGCCGATCGCTGGGGTTGGTGGCCGATGGGGGGTTGGCTCGAGGCGTTCCGGGAGCGCGGGCTCGCGGCGCCGGACGGGACCGGGCGCTGGCGGGTGACCCGGTGA
- a CDS encoding glycosyltransferase: protein MIGYYVHHQGQGHRRRATAVARELRVPVTGLGTGDAPQGWPGEWLSLAPDDDPEVKDPAFADVTAGDILHWAPRHHPGLLERNRQIVGWLSQERPSLVVVDVSVEVTLLARICGIPVVVGAMPGDRTDPVHCLAYDVAEALLAPWPYAAHSDAGWRADWWEKTWHVGGISALAGTGAEPPPPAEPDEDPGATRRVLVLWGNGGDPLSQDDLDQAREHTPGWEWTVRGGGFPPAEDLAAELAAADVVVCHAGQGSVADVAWARRPAVVLAQPRPFDEQDATVRALERLGLAATALGWPQARRWPALLERALETGGHGWSAWGGDGAGRAALLIRQLAARVGRTS from the coding sequence ATGATCGGTTACTACGTCCACCACCAGGGCCAGGGGCACCGGAGGCGGGCGACCGCCGTCGCGCGCGAGCTGCGCGTCCCCGTGACCGGCCTGGGCACCGGCGACGCGCCGCAGGGGTGGCCCGGGGAGTGGCTCTCGCTCGCGCCGGACGACGACCCCGAGGTCAAGGACCCTGCCTTCGCCGACGTCACCGCCGGCGACATCCTGCACTGGGCGCCCCGCCACCACCCCGGTCTGCTCGAGCGCAACCGGCAGATCGTCGGGTGGCTCTCCCAGGAGCGGCCCTCCCTGGTCGTCGTCGACGTCTCCGTCGAGGTGACCCTGCTCGCGCGGATCTGCGGGATCCCCGTCGTCGTCGGCGCCATGCCCGGCGACCGCACCGACCCCGTGCACTGCCTCGCCTACGACGTCGCCGAGGCCCTGCTCGCGCCCTGGCCCTACGCCGCGCACTCCGACGCCGGCTGGCGCGCCGACTGGTGGGAGAAGACCTGGCACGTGGGCGGCATCAGCGCGCTCGCCGGGACCGGGGCGGAGCCGCCCCCGCCTGCCGAGCCCGACGAGGACCCCGGGGCCACCCGTCGGGTCCTCGTGCTCTGGGGCAACGGTGGCGACCCGCTGTCGCAGGACGACCTCGACCAGGCCCGCGAGCACACCCCAGGCTGGGAGTGGACCGTTCGCGGCGGTGGCTTCCCGCCCGCCGAGGACCTCGCCGCCGAGCTCGCCGCCGCCGACGTCGTCGTCTGCCACGCCGGGCAGGGCAGCGTCGCCGACGTCGCCTGGGCCCGCCGCCCCGCCGTGGTCCTGGCCCAGCCCCGGCCCTTCGACGAGCAGGACGCCACCGTCCGGGCCCTCGAGCGTCTCGGCCTGGCCGCCACCGCGCTGGGCTGGCCCCAGGCGCGTCGCTGGCCCGCCCTGCTCGAGCGGGCGCTGGAGACCGGCGGTCACGGCTGGTCCGCGTGGGGCGGGGACGGCGCCGGCCGCGCGGCCCTGCTCATCCGTCAGCTCGCCGCCCGCGTGGGACGGACCTCGTGA
- a CDS encoding WcbI family polysaccharide biosynthesis putative acetyltransferase, producing the protein MDEGRRRHYGVFYGLEPLPGEEHGYGAAGPGGDGIPASGEGPRLAVYGNCQAEALRVCLGTAGTVRSVRMPPVHELTEEDLPHLERLLGWAEVVAAQAVADGYRGLPLGTGEIGARMRADARVVRLPNYFSTVLYPEQVLVRHEDEGVSDPPVVPYHDVRRLGAAAGWTGPAQVPAQAVREGAEASLAELGRREREQGSLVISDVVREVGPEAGWTVDHPGNPVLLALAQRVLDEIGAGGRVAEPGRVLLPEVRTPLRAGVLDALGLDVTGAREHWVVGGQEVSDEEVGAAHEEFYATHPRVVEVGVEKKGEVLRRLGWTP; encoded by the coding sequence GTGGACGAGGGTCGGCGTCGGCACTACGGGGTCTTCTACGGGCTGGAGCCGCTCCCGGGTGAGGAGCACGGGTATGGCGCCGCCGGGCCGGGCGGGGACGGCATACCCGCGTCCGGGGAGGGACCGCGCCTCGCGGTCTACGGCAACTGCCAGGCGGAGGCGCTGCGGGTCTGCCTCGGGACCGCCGGCACCGTCCGGTCGGTCCGGATGCCCCCGGTCCACGAGCTGACCGAGGAGGACCTGCCGCACCTGGAGCGACTGCTGGGGTGGGCCGAGGTCGTGGCCGCCCAGGCCGTCGCTGACGGCTACCGCGGTCTGCCGTTGGGGACGGGCGAGATCGGCGCGCGGATGCGGGCGGACGCCCGGGTGGTCCGGCTGCCCAACTACTTCTCGACCGTCCTCTACCCCGAGCAGGTCCTCGTGCGGCACGAGGACGAGGGGGTGAGCGACCCGCCCGTGGTGCCGTACCACGACGTCCGCCGCCTCGGCGCCGCCGCCGGTTGGACCGGACCGGCGCAGGTGCCGGCGCAGGCGGTGCGGGAGGGGGCCGAGGCGTCGCTGGCCGAGCTGGGGCGGCGCGAGCGCGAGCAGGGGTCGCTGGTCATCAGCGACGTGGTGCGGGAGGTCGGCCCGGAGGCCGGCTGGACCGTCGACCACCCCGGCAACCCCGTCCTGCTCGCCCTCGCCCAGCGGGTGCTCGACGAGATCGGCGCCGGAGGGCGGGTCGCCGAGCCGGGGCGGGTGCTGCTGCCCGAGGTGAGGACGCCGCTGCGGGCCGGGGTGCTCGACGCCCTCGGGCTCGACGTCACCGGCGCCCGCGAGCACTGGGTCGTCGGCGGGCAGGAGGTCTCCGACGAGGAGGTCGGGGCGGCGCACGAGGAGTTCTACGCCACCCACCCCCGGGTCGTCGAGGTCGGGGTGGAGAAGAAGGGCGAGGTGCTGCGGCGGCTGGGATGGACGCCGTGA
- a CDS encoding glycosyltransferase family 1 protein, with protein sequence MSSVPEGAGPIRVRQVPSAHAYVENLLPVDGSATVVHLPDPPVPGAPPGQWWPHPALAADWVHEHVEEQDVLHVHFGTEGRTLAQLTEWLGALRSLGLPLVHTVHDIDHPHLVDQAPHREQLALLVAEADGLLTLTEGAAAVVEREHGRRPLVVPHPHIAPLERIGRRLEREASVPLRVGLHLKSLRTNLAPMRVLPALVEAVAELRAAGIEVELEVRAHPDLLGKDTEGHAEIWWRSVEQDAPAGVHLLVAPRLGDDALWDYLEGLDVSVLPYAWGTHSGWVEACRDLGTWVLAPEVGHLLEQGAGSVLTWGDPDASPAAATLVHLLGRAAGSPPPPVTAAWRRAQREQIAATHAQVYAAVTAGHRLDASLGGDASLEERV encoded by the coding sequence GTGAGCAGCGTGCCGGAGGGCGCCGGCCCGATCCGGGTCCGTCAGGTCCCGTCGGCCCACGCGTACGTCGAGAACCTCCTGCCCGTCGACGGCTCCGCCACGGTCGTCCACCTGCCCGACCCGCCCGTGCCCGGCGCCCCGCCCGGCCAGTGGTGGCCGCACCCCGCGCTCGCGGCCGACTGGGTGCACGAGCACGTCGAGGAGCAGGACGTCCTGCACGTGCACTTCGGCACCGAGGGCCGGACGCTGGCCCAGCTCACCGAGTGGCTCGGGGCGCTGCGCTCGCTCGGGCTGCCGCTGGTCCACACGGTGCACGACATCGACCACCCGCACCTGGTCGACCAGGCCCCCCACCGCGAGCAGCTCGCGCTGCTCGTCGCCGAGGCCGACGGGCTGCTCACGCTCACCGAGGGGGCCGCCGCGGTCGTCGAGCGCGAGCACGGGCGGCGCCCGCTCGTCGTGCCGCACCCGCACATCGCGCCGCTGGAGCGCATCGGCCGGCGTCTTGAGCGGGAGGCGTCGGTGCCGCTGCGGGTCGGGCTGCACCTCAAGAGCCTGCGCACCAACCTCGCGCCGATGAGGGTGCTGCCGGCGCTGGTCGAGGCCGTCGCGGAGCTGCGCGCCGCCGGGATCGAGGTCGAGCTCGAGGTGCGCGCCCACCCCGACCTGCTCGGCAAGGACACCGAGGGGCACGCCGAGATCTGGTGGCGGTCCGTGGAGCAGGACGCGCCCGCCGGCGTGCACCTGCTGGTCGCGCCGCGATTGGGCGACGACGCGCTGTGGGACTACCTGGAGGGGCTGGACGTCTCGGTCCTGCCCTACGCCTGGGGCACCCACTCCGGCTGGGTCGAGGCCTGCCGCGACCTCGGGACCTGGGTGCTCGCCCCCGAGGTGGGGCACCTGCTGGAGCAGGGCGCCGGGTCGGTGCTCACCTGGGGCGACCCGGACGCGTCCCCGGCCGCGGCCACGCTGGTCCACCTGCTCGGCCGGGCCGCGGGGAGCCCGCCGCCGCCGGTGACCGCGGCGTGGCGGCGGGCGCAGCGTGAGCAGATCGCCGCGACCCACGCTCAGGTCTACGCTGCGGTCACGGCGGGGCACCGCCTGGACGCCTCCCTCGGGGGGGACGCCTCGCTCGAGGAGAGGGTGTAG